From one Rhizobium sp. CIAT894 genomic stretch:
- the tig gene encoding trigger factor — MQVIETLAEGLKREIKVVIPAKDMQDKMDARLADVKDKVRINGFRPGKVPAAHLKKVYGKSIMAELVNEIVREQPAAILSSRGEKSATQPEIAMTEDKDEADKILAAEQDFEFTLSYEVLPPIELKSAKGIKVTREVIDISDDEVNEQVLKVAESARAYETKTGKSANGDRITMDYVGKVDGEAFEGGTDQGAELVLGSGRFIPGFEDQLVGVKAGDEKTITVTFPADYPAKNLAGKEATFDVSVKDVAAPGAVEINDELASKLGIESADRLKEIVRGQIESQYGSLTRQKLKRQILDQLDEMYKFETPNSLVDAEYNGIWSQVNNDLAQSGKTFEDEDTTEEKAREEYKTLAERRVRLGLVLSEIGEKAGVEVSEDEMQRAIFEQLRQYPGQEKQILDFFRSQPGAAASIRAPIFEEKVIDHLLTEIDVTDKKVTKEELLAEEEGEAKAETKKAAPKKKAAAKAEAADAGEGEEAAPKKKAAPKKKAADDSAE, encoded by the coding sequence ATGCAGGTTATCGAAACGCTCGCTGAAGGGCTGAAGCGCGAAATCAAGGTCGTTATCCCGGCCAAGGACATGCAGGACAAGATGGATGCGCGTCTTGCCGATGTGAAGGACAAGGTCCGCATCAACGGCTTCCGTCCGGGCAAGGTTCCCGCCGCTCACCTGAAGAAGGTTTACGGCAAGTCGATCATGGCCGAGCTCGTCAACGAGATCGTCCGCGAACAGCCGGCTGCCATCCTCTCCAGCCGCGGCGAAAAGTCGGCTACGCAGCCGGAAATCGCCATGACCGAGGACAAGGACGAAGCCGACAAGATCCTCGCCGCCGAGCAGGACTTCGAATTCACGCTCTCCTATGAAGTGCTGCCGCCGATCGAACTGAAGTCGGCCAAGGGCATCAAGGTCACGCGCGAAGTCATCGATATCTCGGACGACGAAGTCAACGAACAGGTCCTGAAGGTCGCCGAAAGCGCCCGCGCTTATGAGACCAAGACCGGCAAGTCCGCGAATGGCGACCGCATCACCATGGATTACGTCGGCAAGGTCGACGGCGAAGCCTTCGAAGGCGGCACCGATCAGGGCGCCGAACTGGTGCTCGGCTCCGGCCGCTTCATTCCGGGCTTCGAAGACCAGCTCGTCGGTGTCAAGGCCGGCGATGAGAAGACCATCACCGTGACCTTCCCGGCCGACTATCCGGCCAAGAACCTCGCCGGCAAGGAAGCGACCTTCGACGTCTCGGTCAAGGATGTTGCAGCCCCCGGTGCCGTCGAGATCAACGACGAACTCGCCTCCAAGCTCGGCATCGAATCCGCCGACCGCCTGAAGGAAATCGTCCGCGGCCAGATCGAATCGCAGTACGGCTCGCTGACCCGCCAGAAGCTGAAGCGCCAGATCCTCGACCAGCTCGACGAGATGTACAAGTTCGAGACCCCGAACTCGCTGGTCGACGCCGAATATAACGGCATCTGGAGCCAGGTGAACAACGACCTCGCTCAATCCGGCAAGACCTTCGAGGACGAAGACACGACCGAAGAAAAGGCACGTGAGGAATACAAGACGCTCGCCGAGCGTCGTGTCCGCCTCGGCCTCGTTCTCTCCGAAATCGGCGAAAAGGCCGGCGTCGAAGTCAGCGAAGACGAGATGCAGCGCGCCATCTTCGAACAGCTGCGCCAGTATCCTGGCCAGGAAAAGCAGATCCTCGATTTCTTCCGCAGCCAGCCGGGTGCGGCCGCTTCGATCCGTGCGCCGATCTTCGAAGAGAAGGTCATCGATCACCTGCTGACCGAAATCGACGTCACCGATAAGAAGGTGACGAAGGAAGAGCTGCTCGCCGAGGAAGAAGGCGAGGCAAAGGCCGAGACCAAGAAGGCTGCGCCGAAGAAGAAGGCTGCCGCAAAGGCCGAAGCTGCCGACGCCGGTGAAGGCGAAGAAGCCGCACCGAAGAAGAAGGCTGCACCGAAGAAGAAGGCCGCTGACGATAGCGCCGAATAA
- a CDS encoding DUF6105 family protein, which produces MKWFLIFWAGPIVFLGGWYWLSYYDMNFGILMLSRQVHDLTFQLYGKALGIPPETIPPLVARAIAVDSLVVFAILGFRKRKSIIAWWKARQLNSSPSDLANKESLSRAP; this is translated from the coding sequence ATGAAGTGGTTTCTGATCTTCTGGGCCGGCCCTATCGTCTTTCTCGGCGGATGGTACTGGCTCTCCTATTACGACATGAATTTCGGCATCCTCATGCTGTCGCGCCAGGTCCATGACCTGACCTTTCAGCTTTACGGAAAGGCGCTCGGCATTCCGCCGGAGACGATCCCGCCGCTCGTGGCTCGCGCCATCGCGGTCGACAGCCTCGTCGTCTTCGCCATTCTCGGCTTCAGAAAGCGCAAGTCGATCATCGCCTGGTGGAAGGCGCGTCAGCTGAATTCGTCTCCATCGGATCTCGCCAACAAGGAAAGCCTGTCGAGGGCGCCCTGA
- a CDS encoding alpha-hydroxy acid oxidase, producing the protein MTISSGNTDRSTRLCRDVLCLDDFEMKARRHLPKPLFGYIAGATETNASLRHNAAAFQAYAFRPRVLRDVSGRSTETSLFGKTHAVPFGIAPMGISALMAYRGDIVLAQGADQSGMPMIISGSSLIPLEEIAAVSPQAWFQAYLPGEPDRIDALVDRVAAAGIRTLLLTVDTATLPNRENNVRAGFSTPLRPGLRLAWQGISHPRWTTGTFLRTIVRHGIPHFENSYATRGAPIISSNVTRDFGRRDHLNWEHLERIRKRWSGTLVVKGIMHPDDAARAVDTGADGVIVSNHGGRQLDGTASPLQVLPEIAARVGDRTAVMVDGGFRRGTDIMKALALGACFVFVGRPFLYAAAVAGLPGVLKAADILKRELHSNMALLGVTKVSDISTDYITRA; encoded by the coding sequence ATGACGATCTCCAGCGGTAACACTGATCGATCAACCCGGCTCTGCCGCGACGTGCTTTGCCTCGATGATTTTGAAATGAAGGCACGGCGACATCTGCCGAAGCCTCTGTTCGGTTATATCGCCGGCGCAACCGAGACCAATGCGTCGCTGCGCCATAACGCGGCGGCTTTCCAGGCCTATGCCTTCCGGCCCCGTGTCCTTCGGGACGTCTCGGGGCGCAGCACCGAGACGAGCCTCTTCGGCAAGACCCATGCCGTGCCGTTCGGCATCGCGCCGATGGGGATCAGCGCGTTGATGGCCTATCGAGGCGACATCGTGCTTGCGCAAGGAGCGGACCAATCGGGAATGCCGATGATCATCAGCGGTTCGTCACTCATCCCTCTGGAAGAGATCGCTGCGGTTTCGCCACAAGCCTGGTTTCAGGCCTATCTGCCCGGCGAACCCGACCGTATCGACGCTCTCGTCGATCGCGTCGCGGCGGCCGGCATCCGCACGCTTCTGCTGACCGTGGACACGGCGACGCTGCCAAATCGCGAAAACAATGTAAGGGCCGGGTTTTCGACCCCTTTGCGTCCCGGCCTCCGCCTGGCCTGGCAGGGCATTTCGCACCCGCGCTGGACAACCGGCACATTCCTGCGCACGATCGTCCGGCACGGCATTCCCCATTTTGAGAATTCCTATGCCACACGAGGCGCGCCGATCATCTCCTCGAACGTCACGCGTGATTTCGGCAGGCGTGACCATCTCAACTGGGAGCATCTGGAGCGGATACGCAAGAGGTGGTCAGGCACGCTCGTGGTCAAGGGGATCATGCATCCTGACGACGCGGCACGGGCTGTCGATACCGGGGCGGATGGCGTGATCGTCTCCAATCACGGCGGCCGCCAGCTCGACGGCACCGCATCTCCCCTTCAGGTGCTTCCGGAGATTGCGGCGCGTGTTGGAGACCGCACCGCCGTCATGGTCGACGGCGGCTTCAGGCGCGGAACGGATATCATGAAGGCCCTGGCGCTCGGAGCCTGTTTCGTGTTCGTCGGCAGGCCGTTCCTTTATGCTGCAGCCGTCGCGGGCCTACCTGGCGTGCTGAAGGCAGCGGATATCCTGAAGAGGGAACTGCATAGCAATATGGCTTTGCTCGGCGTCACCAAGGTGAGCGATATTTCTACTGACTACATCACCCGGGCATGA
- a CDS encoding radical SAM protein, producing the protein MSHVLEATRRRFQLILIKPSHYDDDGYVIRWWRAMIPSNSLAALYGIAAECAERKVLGPDTAIDITVIDETNTRIDFAGLLAQFKRHDNFGMIALVGVQTNQYPRALDIARPFRDAGLPVSIGGFHVSGCLSMLDGKAVGLDACRDMGISMFAGEAEGRLEMVLRDAAAGELKPLYNFMNDLPGIGGTPVPFLPKDNIQRTLGLSTSFDAGRGCPYQCSFCTIINVQGRKSRFRSADDVERLVRMNWAQGIHKFFITDDNFARNKDWEAIFDRLIELKERDGIPLGLMIQVDTLCHKIPNFIEKSRRAGVTRVFIGLENVNPDNLTAAKKNQNKITEYRKMLLAWKAQGIMTLAGYILGFPADTPESIRRDIAIIQEELPLDVIEFFILTPLPGSEDHQVLWKKGVEMDADLNIYDVEHVCTAHPKMSKQQWEDIYHEAWALYYSPAHMKTLLRRAVATGVPLARLVKVLVSFATTVPLENVHPLQSGLLRLKTPSERRPDLPREHPLVFWPRFAWETFRKHASLAGTIIGLTISAFLISRDAKSKTYMDQALTPVADDEEETLHLFTQTAGGAAAVSHVRKVAQLTGH; encoded by the coding sequence TTGTCCCATGTCTTGGAAGCTACGCGCCGACGTTTTCAGCTGATTCTGATCAAGCCGTCGCATTATGATGACGACGGCTATGTCATCCGCTGGTGGCGGGCGATGATTCCTTCCAATTCGCTTGCGGCTCTCTATGGCATCGCCGCCGAATGCGCCGAGCGCAAGGTGCTCGGGCCCGATACGGCGATCGACATCACCGTGATCGACGAGACCAATACGCGGATCGACTTCGCCGGACTGCTCGCGCAGTTCAAGCGCCACGACAATTTCGGCATGATCGCGCTCGTCGGCGTCCAGACCAACCAGTATCCGCGCGCCCTCGATATCGCCCGGCCCTTCCGCGATGCCGGCCTGCCGGTTTCGATCGGCGGCTTCCATGTTTCCGGGTGCTTGTCGATGCTGGATGGCAAGGCGGTCGGGCTCGACGCCTGCCGCGACATGGGCATCTCGATGTTCGCCGGCGAGGCCGAGGGCCGGCTGGAGATGGTGCTGCGCGACGCCGCCGCCGGCGAGCTGAAGCCGCTCTATAATTTCATGAACGACCTTCCGGGCATCGGCGGCACGCCGGTTCCCTTCCTGCCGAAGGACAATATCCAGCGCACGCTCGGGCTCAGCACCAGCTTCGACGCCGGACGCGGCTGTCCCTATCAATGCTCGTTCTGCACCATCATCAACGTGCAGGGACGCAAGTCGCGTTTCCGCTCGGCCGACGATGTCGAACGGCTGGTGCGGATGAACTGGGCGCAGGGCATCCATAAATTCTTCATCACCGACGACAATTTCGCCCGCAACAAGGATTGGGAAGCGATCTTCGACCGGCTGATCGAACTCAAGGAACGGGACGGCATTCCGCTCGGCCTGATGATCCAGGTCGACACGCTCTGCCACAAGATCCCGAACTTCATCGAGAAATCCCGGCGCGCCGGCGTCACCCGCGTGTTCATCGGCCTCGAAAACGTCAATCCGGACAATCTAACCGCCGCCAAGAAGAACCAGAACAAGATCACCGAATATCGCAAGATGCTGCTCGCCTGGAAGGCGCAGGGCATCATGACGCTCGCCGGTTATATTCTGGGCTTCCCGGCTGATACGCCGGAATCGATCCGCCGCGACATCGCGATCATTCAGGAAGAGCTGCCGCTCGACGTCATCGAATTCTTCATCCTGACGCCGCTGCCGGGCTCCGAGGACCATCAGGTGCTGTGGAAGAAGGGCGTCGAGATGGATGCCGATCTCAACATCTACGATGTCGAGCATGTCTGCACCGCGCATCCGAAGATGAGCAAGCAGCAATGGGAAGACATCTACCACGAGGCCTGGGCGCTCTATTACTCACCTGCCCACATGAAGACGCTGCTGCGCCGCGCTGTGGCGACCGGTGTGCCGCTTGCAAGGCTGGTCAAGGTCCTCGTCTCCTTCGCGACCACCGTACCGCTGGAAAACGTGCATCCGCTGCAGAGCGGCCTCTTGCGCCTGAAGACGCCGTCGGAGCGGCGCCCGGACCTGCCACGCGAACATCCGCTGGTCTTCTGGCCGCGTTTTGCCTGGGAAACTTTCCGCAAACATGCCTCGCTTGCCGGCACGATCATCGGCCTGACGATTTCAGCCTTCCTGATTTCACGGGATGCAAAGTCGAAGACCTATATGGATCAGGCCCTGACGCCCGTCGCCGACGACGAGGAAGAAACGCTCCACCTCTTCACCCAGACCGCCGGCGGCGCCGCGGCCGTCAGCCATGTCAGGAAAGTCGCGCAACTGACGGGACATTGA
- a CDS encoding nuclear transport factor 2 family protein, whose protein sequence is MTAKNDMKKLVEDIYAVRGRGDIEGTLALFGEDCTFRMAGNAQMAPLSTESGGPAFRQVIEQLITVWDLSKIETTGIYVDEDEHMVFAHREGEVRHIPSGVSFHTEFVDKIHFRDGKPVKIVEFVDTLQVAEIIQVAQTSSR, encoded by the coding sequence ATGACTGCAAAGAACGACATGAAGAAGCTGGTAGAGGATATCTATGCTGTGCGTGGCCGCGGCGATATCGAGGGCACGCTGGCTCTGTTCGGGGAGGATTGCACCTTCCGGATGGCCGGCAATGCACAGATGGCGCCTCTTTCGACTGAATCCGGCGGGCCTGCCTTTCGCCAGGTGATAGAGCAGCTCATCACTGTGTGGGATCTATCCAAGATCGAGACAACCGGCATTTATGTGGACGAGGACGAGCATATGGTCTTCGCCCATCGCGAAGGTGAGGTCAGGCACATTCCATCGGGCGTGAGCTTCCATACGGAATTCGTCGACAAGATCCATTTCAGGGATGGGAAACCGGTCAAGATCGTCGAATTCGTCGACACGCTGCAAGTGGCTGAGATAATCCAGGTCGCTCAAACCTCAAGCCGCTGA
- the sthA gene encoding Si-specific NAD(P)(+) transhydrogenase, producing MLQYDLVVVGSGPAGRRGAIQAAKLGKKVLVIEQGKRVGGVSVHTGTIPSKTLRETALNLSGWRERGFYGRSYRVKEEISADDLRRRLLITLNHEVEVLEHQFARNRVQHIRGKASFIDASTLQVIKEDGEITQVTAASVLLAVGTKPFRPDYIPFDGKTVLDSDELLDIQELPRSMVVIGAGVIGIEYATIFSALDTAVTVIDPKATMLDFIDREIVEDFTYQLRDRNMKLLLGQKADKVETLEDGKVELTLDSGRRLTTDMVLFAAGRMGATDALNLPAIGLEADSRGRLKVNPETFQTSVSNIYAAGDVVGFPSLASTSMEQGRIAARVAIGAVAKEPPKYFPYGIYAVPEISTCGLTEEEMKERGIAYECGIARFRETSRGHIMGLDTGLLKLIFSLKTRRLLGVHIVGEGATELVHIGQAVLNLKGTVEYFVENTFNYPTLAEAYKIAGLDAWNRMGDIKSEL from the coding sequence ATGCTTCAGTACGATCTTGTTGTGGTGGGCAGCGGCCCCGCAGGGCGCCGCGGCGCCATCCAGGCTGCAAAACTCGGCAAGAAAGTGCTTGTCATCGAGCAGGGAAAACGCGTCGGCGGCGTGTCCGTGCATACCGGCACCATCCCTTCCAAAACGCTGCGCGAGACCGCGCTCAATCTTTCCGGCTGGCGTGAACGCGGCTTTTACGGCCGGTCCTACCGCGTCAAGGAAGAGATCAGCGCAGACGATCTGCGCCGGCGCCTGCTGATTACCCTCAACCACGAGGTCGAGGTGCTGGAACACCAGTTCGCCCGCAACCGCGTGCAGCATATTCGCGGCAAGGCGAGCTTCATCGATGCGTCGACGCTGCAAGTGATCAAGGAAGACGGCGAGATTACGCAGGTCACCGCCGCCAGCGTGCTGCTTGCCGTCGGCACAAAGCCATTCCGCCCCGATTACATCCCCTTCGACGGCAAGACCGTTCTCGACAGCGACGAACTGCTCGATATCCAGGAGCTGCCGCGCTCGATGGTCGTCATCGGCGCCGGCGTTATCGGTATCGAATATGCGACGATCTTCAGCGCACTCGACACGGCCGTCACCGTCATCGACCCGAAGGCAACGATGCTCGACTTCATCGACAGGGAAATCGTCGAAGATTTCACCTACCAGCTGCGCGATCGCAACATGAAGCTGCTGCTCGGCCAAAAGGCCGACAAGGTAGAGACGTTGGAAGACGGCAAGGTCGAGCTGACGCTCGACAGCGGCAGGCGCCTGACCACGGACATGGTGCTTTTCGCCGCCGGCCGCATGGGGGCAACCGACGCACTGAACCTTCCGGCCATCGGCCTCGAAGCCGACAGCCGCGGCCGTCTCAAGGTCAATCCGGAAACCTTCCAGACATCGGTCTCCAACATCTACGCCGCCGGCGATGTCGTCGGCTTTCCGAGCCTTGCCTCGACCTCGATGGAACAGGGCCGCATCGCCGCCCGCGTCGCGATCGGCGCGGTTGCCAAGGAGCCGCCGAAATATTTCCCCTACGGCATCTATGCCGTGCCGGAGATTTCCACCTGCGGGCTGACCGAAGAAGAGATGAAGGAGCGCGGCATTGCCTATGAATGCGGCATCGCCCGCTTCCGCGAGACCTCGCGCGGTCATATCATGGGCCTCGACACCGGGCTATTGAAGCTGATCTTCTCGCTGAAGACACGGCGCCTGCTCGGCGTGCATATCGTCGGCGAAGGCGCTACCGAGCTGGTGCATATCGGCCAGGCGGTGCTCAACCTCAAAGGCACGGTCGAATATTTCGTCGAAAACACCTTCAACTATCCGACACTCGCCGAAGCCTACAAGATCGCCGGCCTCGACGCCTGGAATCGGATGGGCGACATCAAGTCGGAACTTTAA
- a CDS encoding endonuclease/exonuclease/phosphatase family protein, which produces MRIISLNAWGGRLHEALIGYVRQANPDVLCLQEVLRAPGADCGWAIYRDAGLELPQRANLFAEISAALPGHDGFFFPTSRGELFNGETAIAAEFGLATFVRKSHSVIAQGLDFVHGSFSANGWGDHPRPRNAHCIRVFSRELASSLTIAHMHGLRDPAGKSDTAAREEQAAALVALIERIWPGNEGLVVCGDFNILPDSATFPILARLELSDLVTGNGLVDTRTSYYLKQGRFADYMLVTPGVNIARFEVVETPEVSDHRALLLDIG; this is translated from the coding sequence TTGCGCATCATTTCGCTGAACGCATGGGGCGGCAGGCTGCATGAGGCCCTGATCGGCTATGTCAGACAGGCCAATCCGGACGTGCTGTGCCTGCAGGAGGTGTTGCGGGCGCCGGGTGCGGATTGCGGATGGGCGATCTATCGGGATGCGGGGCTGGAACTGCCGCAGCGCGCCAATCTCTTTGCCGAGATCAGCGCCGCCCTGCCCGGCCACGACGGCTTCTTCTTCCCGACCTCAAGGGGCGAGTTGTTTAACGGTGAAACCGCCATTGCCGCCGAATTCGGACTGGCGACCTTCGTGCGCAAATCGCATTCGGTCATCGCCCAGGGGCTGGACTTCGTGCATGGCAGTTTTTCCGCCAATGGCTGGGGCGACCATCCGCGGCCGCGGAACGCCCATTGCATCCGTGTCTTCAGCCGTGAGCTCGCTTCCAGCCTGACCATCGCCCACATGCATGGCCTGCGTGATCCCGCCGGCAAGAGCGACACGGCGGCGCGTGAGGAGCAGGCCGCAGCGTTGGTTGCGCTTATCGAGCGCATCTGGCCGGGCAACGAAGGGCTCGTCGTCTGCGGCGATTTCAACATATTGCCTGACAGCGCGACCTTTCCGATTCTCGCCAGATTGGAACTTTCCGACCTTGTCACCGGCAACGGCCTTGTAGACACGCGCACCTCCTACTATCTGAAGCAGGGCCGCTTTGCGGACTACATGCTGGTGACGCCGGGAGTGAACATTGCCAGGTTCGAGGTGGTCGAGACACCCGAGGTCTCCGACCATCGCGCATTGCTGCTCGATATCGGGTAG
- the radC gene encoding DNA repair protein RadC — MAKGPVSTSSDNELPFPTQEPMADERSFFGKQKPSGPKAGTALPASLAGQEHYHGHRERLRDRFRELGDTALADYEILELLLFRLIPRRDTKPIAKALIERFGSLSGVFGAPPALLTEVKGVGEAVALDLKLISTVAHRTLKSELRSKQVLSSWSSVIQYCHAAMAHETREQFRILFLDKRNVLIADEVQGRGTVDHTPVYPREVVKRALELSATAMILVHNHPSGDPTPSRADIDMTKVIIDAAKALDITVHDHVIIGKDGHVSLKGLKLM, encoded by the coding sequence ATGGCGAAAGGCCCTGTTTCGACATCTTCCGACAACGAACTGCCTTTTCCAACGCAAGAGCCCATGGCCGACGAACGCTCCTTCTTCGGCAAACAGAAACCGTCCGGGCCGAAAGCCGGGACCGCTCTGCCCGCTTCGCTTGCCGGGCAAGAGCATTATCACGGCCATCGCGAGCGGTTGCGCGATCGCTTCCGCGAACTCGGCGATACCGCGCTTGCCGACTACGAAATCCTCGAGCTCCTGCTTTTCCGGCTGATCCCGCGGCGCGACACCAAGCCGATCGCCAAGGCGCTGATCGAACGCTTCGGCTCGCTTTCCGGCGTCTTCGGCGCGCCGCCGGCGCTGCTGACCGAGGTGAAGGGTGTCGGCGAGGCCGTCGCCCTCGACCTGAAACTGATCTCGACCGTCGCCCACCGGACCCTGAAGAGCGAGCTCCGGAGCAAGCAGGTGCTCTCCTCCTGGTCGTCGGTCATCCAGTATTGCCATGCTGCCATGGCGCATGAGACCCGCGAACAATTCCGCATCCTCTTCCTCGACAAGCGCAACGTGCTGATCGCCGACGAGGTGCAGGGTCGCGGCACCGTCGACCATACACCGGTCTATCCGCGCGAGGTGGTCAAACGCGCGCTGGAGCTTTCGGCAACGGCGATGATCCTGGTCCACAACCACCCTTCCGGCGATCCGACACCATCACGCGCCGACATCGACATGACGAAGGTGATCATCGATGCCGCCAAGGCGCTCGACATCACTGTCCACGACCACGTCATTATCGGCAAGGACGGCCATGTCAGCCTGAAGGGGCTGAAGCTGATGTAA
- the map gene encoding type I methionyl aminopeptidase encodes MVNYIEASSAPSKNTGAIRLYDAQAFEGMRRACQLTARCLDALADIVKPGLVTDDIDRFVFDFGMDHGALPATLNYRGYTKSTCTSINHVVCHGIPNDKPLREGDIVNIDVTFVLDGWHGDSSRMYPVGTIKRAAERLLEVTYESLMRGIAAVRPGARTGAIGEAIQTFAEAERCSVVRDFCGHGVGRLFHDSPNILHYGRANEGPELREGMIFTIEPMINLGRPHVKVLADGWTAVTRDRSLSAQYEHTVGVTSDGCEIFTLSPGGLDRPGLPPYNG; translated from the coding sequence ATGGTGAACTATATCGAAGCCTCTTCCGCGCCCTCGAAGAATACGGGCGCCATTCGGCTTTATGACGCGCAAGCATTCGAGGGCATGCGCAGGGCATGCCAGCTGACGGCGCGCTGCCTCGATGCGCTCGCCGATATCGTCAAGCCCGGGCTGGTGACCGATGACATCGACCGATTCGTCTTCGATTTCGGCATGGATCACGGCGCCCTCCCGGCGACGCTGAACTATCGCGGCTACACCAAATCGACCTGCACCTCGATCAACCACGTCGTCTGCCATGGCATTCCGAACGACAAGCCGCTGCGCGAAGGCGATATCGTCAATATCGACGTCACCTTCGTGCTTGACGGCTGGCACGGCGATTCCAGCCGGATGTATCCTGTCGGCACGATCAAGCGCGCCGCCGAGCGGCTGCTCGAAGTTACCTACGAATCACTGATGCGCGGCATTGCCGCCGTCAGGCCGGGCGCGCGCACCGGCGCGATCGGCGAGGCGATCCAGACCTTTGCCGAGGCCGAGCGCTGCTCGGTGGTGCGCGATTTCTGCGGCCATGGCGTCGGCCGGCTGTTTCATGATTCGCCGAATATCCTGCATTACGGCCGCGCCAACGAGGGGCCGGAGCTGCGCGAAGGCATGATCTTCACCATCGAGCCGATGATCAATCTCGGCCGGCCGCATGTGAAGGTGCTGGCCGACGGCTGGACGGCGGTGACCCGCGACCGCTCGCTTTCGGCGCAGTACGAGCACACCGTCGGCGTCACCTCCGACGGCTGCGAGATCTTCACGCTGTCGCCCGGCGGCCTCGACCGCCCCGGTCTGCCGCCATACAACGGGTGA
- a CDS encoding GDYXXLXY domain-containing protein translates to MNSLMARLQSGKFYMLSAIIVAGLQTLILGTIIQSRASILENGAEVLLKTAPVDPRDFLRGDYVVLNYDISSVPVQTVSGGIPAEPGERVLWVRLKKQPDDFWTVTESSFRELPPLAETVVLRSQPFYSGGLAAGDSIRVEYGIERYYVPEGEGKPIEEARNGGNVAISVRVSKAGSAQIRSLLVDGKPVYEEPLY, encoded by the coding sequence ATGAATTCGTTGATGGCAAGACTGCAATCCGGCAAGTTCTATATGCTTTCGGCAATCATCGTCGCCGGCCTGCAGACCCTCATCCTCGGCACGATCATCCAGAGCCGGGCATCGATCCTCGAGAATGGCGCCGAGGTGTTGCTGAAGACCGCACCTGTCGATCCGCGCGATTTCCTGCGCGGCGATTATGTCGTCTTGAACTATGACATTTCCTCGGTGCCGGTGCAGACGGTTTCCGGCGGCATTCCGGCCGAGCCCGGCGAGCGCGTATTGTGGGTTCGGTTGAAGAAGCAGCCGGACGATTTCTGGACGGTGACCGAATCGTCCTTTCGTGAATTGCCGCCGCTGGCTGAGACGGTGGTCCTGCGCAGTCAGCCATTCTACAGCGGTGGGCTTGCCGCGGGCGACAGCATTCGCGTCGAATACGGCATCGAGCGCTACTATGTTCCGGAAGGCGAGGGCAAGCCGATCGAGGAGGCCCGCAATGGCGGCAACGTCGCCATATCAGTGCGTGTCTCGAAAGCCGGAAGCGCCCAGATCCGCAGCCTGCTCGTCGACGGCAAGCCGGTTTACGAAGAGCCGCTCTACTGA
- a CDS encoding TetR/AcrR family transcriptional regulator, whose product MLNEAVNLENSLEAGVEPERRVRDRGATERAILAAAKRLLAEEGFQNFGINAVARRAGCDKQLIYRYYGGLDGLVEAIGADLGTWVKDRIPEDTGGMFLLTYGDLMERLSLLLLDALRNDQLMRRILAWEISENTEQVRRLSEARSKALALWLERMRGSLTPPKGVDTAAVNAIVIAAIQHLVLAASAGGQCAGLSLKTSRDWEKAATALKRIVRGVYG is encoded by the coding sequence ATGCTGAATGAAGCCGTAAATCTTGAAAATTCACTTGAGGCCGGCGTCGAGCCGGAACGGCGTGTGCGTGATCGCGGCGCCACCGAGCGCGCGATCCTTGCCGCCGCCAAGCGACTGTTGGCCGAGGAAGGATTCCAGAATTTCGGCATCAATGCGGTCGCCCGCCGCGCCGGCTGCGACAAGCAACTGATCTATCGCTATTATGGCGGCCTCGACGGCCTGGTGGAGGCGATCGGCGCCGATCTCGGCACATGGGTGAAGGATCGCATTCCGGAAGACACCGGCGGCATGTTCCTGCTCACCTATGGCGACCTGATGGAGCGGCTGTCGCTTCTCCTCCTCGACGCTTTGCGAAACGATCAACTGATGCGCCGCATCCTCGCCTGGGAAATATCGGAAAACACCGAGCAGGTGAGGCGGCTGTCGGAAGCGCGTTCGAAGGCGCTGGCTCTCTGGCTGGAACGCATGCGGGGCTCGCTGACGCCGCCGAAGGGCGTAGACACGGCAGCGGTCAACGCCATCGTCATCGCAGCGATCCAGCACCTCGTGCTTGCCGCCTCGGCCGGCGGGCAGTGCGCCGGCTTGTCGCTGAAGACGTCCAGGGACTGGGAGAAGGCGGCGACGGCGCTGAAGCGCATCGTGCGCGGCGTCTACGGCTGA